The genomic DNA CCGCGAGATCGAGGCGAGCCGCGCCGGGGCGCTGGTGTGACCCTCGCATCCGCAACCGATGCGCGGCCCGCCGCGGCGATCGACTCCGCCGGGGCCGCGGTCGCCGCGGCGCGTGAGCTCGCGGGCCGGTTCGCCGACGGTGCCATCGCCCGGGACCGCGAGCGTCGCCTCCCGCACGCCGAGGTCGAATACCTCTCCGACGCGGGGTTGTTCGCGCTGACGGTGCCGGCGCGCTTCGGCGGGCCGGACCTGCCCCCCTCGGTGGTCGCCGAGGTCTTCCGCACGCTCGCAACGGCCGACGGCTCGCTCGCGCAGATCCCGCACAGCCACTACGTGTACCTCACCGCCCTGCGCCTGGCTGGTTCGGAGGCGCTGCAGCGCAAGATCTTCGAGCAGGTGCTCGACGGGGCGCGGATCGCGAACGCGCAGTCCGAACGGGGCGGCAGGACCGTCGCGGACGTCACCACCACGCTCACCCGCACCGCCGAGGGTGCGCACCTCGACGGGGAGAAGTTCTACTGCACGGGCTCGCCCTACGCGCATCTGCTGGCCGTGCTCGCCCGCGATGCGGGCTCCGGCGAACAGGTCGTCGTCTTCGTCCCCGCGGACACCCCCGGCATCGCGATCGCCGACGACTGGAACGCCCTGGGCCAGCGCACGACCGGGAGCGGCACGGTGCGATTCGACGATGTCGCCGTCCCGCTCGACGCGATCCTGCCACGCTCTCCCGCGGTCTCCGCGCCGACCGGCTACGGGGCCTTCGCCCAGTTGCTGCACGTCGCGATCGACACCGGCGTCGCCCGCGGCGCACTCGAGGCGGCTGCGGA from Tsukamurella paurometabola includes the following:
- a CDS encoding acyl-CoA dehydrogenase family protein; the protein is MTLASATDARPAAAIDSAGAAVAAARELAGRFADGAIARDRERRLPHAEVEYLSDAGLFALTVPARFGGPDLPPSVVAEVFRTLATADGSLAQIPHSHYVYLTALRLAGSEALQRKIFEQVLDGARIANAQSERGGRTVADVTTTLTRTAEGAHLDGEKFYCTGSPYAHLLAVLARDAGSGEQVVVFVPADTPGIAIADDWNALGQRTTGSGTVRFDDVAVPLDAILPRSPAVSAPTGYGAFAQLLHVAIDTGVARGALEAAADSPETVARRIAATIRTLGVDRFDLKYDQPVTHADLMESISLYGEQVVPLVKDMLSD